One Miscanthus floridulus cultivar M001 chromosome 11, ASM1932011v1, whole genome shotgun sequence DNA window includes the following coding sequences:
- the LOC136491094 gene encoding probable inactive beta-glucosidase 14 codes for MGGVAARSRKEMGAGVVIVLSLLLAPELLPRASAVDRSEFPENFLFGTSTSAYQIEGGYLEAGKGLSNWDVFAHKRGTIQDGSNGDTADDHYHRYMEDINLMHSLGVNAYRFSVAWARILPRGRFGEVNPDGVAFYNAIIDALLHKGMQPFVTIYHYDIPHELDKRYGGWLSPEIQKDFGYFADVCFKMFGDRVKFWTTFNEPNLFTKLSYMYGRYAPGRCSKPFGNCAFGNSSAEPYIAGHNIILSHAKAARIYRKKYQGKQGGHIGITVCSRWYEPFQNSSADISAVERVLSFNGPWFLDPIIHGDYPLEMYKILGSSLPEFTSKQKKKLQATKLDFIGLNHYTTSYLKDCIFSQCELDPFEGEARVLTSAERDGVLIGKRTGSPMIYTVPYGMEKLVMYYKERYNNTPIYITENGYPQASNGGMIAKDFTSDTGRVDYLQGYLTFLASAIRKGADVRGYFVWSLLDNFEWNSGYTQRFGLYHVDYKTKKRNPKLSAKWYRGFLKGSLLRTRPRTGNSHYSPEKISNL; via the exons ATGGGTGGAGTAGCGGCCAGGAGCAGGAAGGAGATGGGGGCGGGCGTGGTGATCGTGCTCTCGCTCTTGCTTGCTCCTGAGCTCCTGCCGCGCGCTTCGGCCGTTGATCGCAGCGAGTTCCCTGAGAACTTCTTGTTCGGGACCTCCACCTCTGCTTACCAG ATTGAAGGAGGATATTTGGAGGCGGGTAAAGGCCTAAGCAATTGGGATGTCTTCGCCCATAAGCGAG GTACAATTCAGGATGGGAGCAATGGTGATACAGCTGATGATCACTATCATCGTTACATG GAAGACATAAACCTGATGCATTCCCTGGGTGTCAACGCATACCGATTCTCAGTAGCGTGGGCAAGGATTCTACCAA GAGGCCGATTTGGGGAAGTTAATCCAGATGGTGTAGCATTCTACAATGCCATTATCGATGCTCTTCTACATAAAG GTATGCAGCCATTTGTAACAATATATCACTATGACATTCCACATGAATTGGACAAGAGATATGGTGGATGGTTGAGCCCAGAAATTCA GAAGGACTTTGGTTACTTTGCAGATGTATGCTTCAAGATGTTTGGTGACCGAGTGAAGTTCTGGACAACTTTTAATGAGCCAAATTTGTTCACAAAGTTAAGCTATATGTATGGGCGATATGCTCCTGGTCGCTGTTCTAAGCCATTTGGTAATTGTGCTTTTGGCAATTCTTCAGCAGAGCCATATATAGCAGGTCACAACATCATACTGTCTCATGCAAAAGCAGCTCGCATTTACAGAAAGAAGTATCAG GGGAAACAAGGAGGTCATATTGGAATTACTGTTTGCTCAAGATGGTATGAACCATTCCAGAATTCTTCTGCAGACATCTCAGCAGTTGAGCGGGTTCTCTCTTTCAATGGTCCATG GTTTCTGGACCCTATTATTCATGGTGATTATCCCCTAGAGATGTACAAAATCTTAGGTTCAAGCCTACCTGAATTCACATCAAAACAGAAGAAGAAACTACAGGCCACAAAATTGGATTTCATTGGGTTAAATCATTATACGACATCATATTTGAAGGACTGCATTTTCTCACAATGTGAATTGGATCCCTTTGAGGGGGAGGCCCGAGTTCTTACTTCAGCAGAAAGAGATGGAGTACTTATTGGTAAAAGG ACCGGGTCGCCAATGATTTATACTGTTCCATATGGGATGGAAAAACTGGTCATGTATTACAAAGAAAGATATAATAACACACCAATATACATCACAGAAAATG GTTACCCTCAAGCAAGCAATGGTGGCATGATCGCCAAGGATTTTACCAGTGACACAGGAAGAGTCGATTATCTTCAAGGCTACCTCACCTTTTTGGCCTCAGCGATAAG GAAAGGGGCCGATGTGCGTGGCTACTTCGTGTGGTCTCTTCTCGACAACTTTGAGTGGAATTCTGGGTACACACAGAGATTTGGGCTCTACCATGTCGACTACAAGACAAAGAAACGGAACCCCAAACTGTCTGCCAAATGGTACCGTGGGTTCCTCAAGGGGTCACTCCTGAGAACAAGGCCCCGAACTGGAAACTCCCACTATTCTCCTGAAAAGATTAGTAATTTGTAG